The Clostridia bacterium nucleotide sequence CGGTGGTTACCTGCCCGGGTCTGGAGCGCAGCTTAAACCCCTGGTCGATTTTCGACGTGGGGATGCTGGCCATGAGTGTCATGCTGGCGGCTCAAGAATACGGCGTGGATTCCATCCCGGCGGTCAACCATCCGGGCGGAATTGGAAGTCTCAGAGAACCTGCTGATTTTATTGGGAATTGCCCTGGGCTACGGCGATCCGGAGCACGCGGCGAACATACACCGGAGCCTCCGCAGCGCAGGTCC carries:
- a CDS encoding nitroreductase family protein codes for the protein MWSGRRGFADAAGPSPASILAPGPAAADGRKRGQPFCRHGLILRDEAAKRAVTRCNYEFFGAPVVTCPGLERSLNPWSIFDVGMLAMSVMLAAQEYGVDSIPAVNHPGGIGSLREPADFIGNCPGLRRSGARGEHTPEPPQRRSAQEMVRFEWL